ctcaagctCACAATTCCCCTGGACTCCTAAATgcaggggttacaggtgtgaaacaccatgAACAGATGGTATTTGCTATTAAAGGGAGCTAACTTTCTTGTTTTGGCTGTTTGGGGCCGTTAGTTGCCTAACTCTTAATTAAATCCAGAAGACATAGAATCTTATACTCAAACtctacactggtggctcacgcctgtaatcctagttactcctcaggcagagatctgaggatccccgtttgaagccagctctggcagaaaaatccaagagactcatctcaaccaccaaaaagctggaagtggtggctcaagtgtagagtaccagcttagaaaaaaaaagctaagggagacagCTCTGGTGACTGAtaccagtaaccctagctactcaagaggctgatatttgaggatcgcagttcaaagccattctgggcaggaaagtccaagaggctcttatctctaaccaccaaagtggctttgtggctcagtgatagggtcctagccttgagaaaagagctcagggacagaacccaggtcctgagttcaagctccagttccggggtacacttgcacacacatacacgccagATGCATTGCCCCACTGTATAGCACTTCTtagcaggaggtcctgagtttaagcccacccaaccacacacatacaaaatgtgTCTTCTCTACTAAGATCTTTTAGTACAGCTGGTTTTATGACTTCAGGATAAATTAACCTTACAACAGAGCATCTGCACTGACTTCAGAGGTCTAAGGCTCAGTGTCCAAAACTGCCAGCTCCAAGAAGGCAATGGCTTGTAGTAAGGAATCATATAGCTCCTCCTTCCTATGTGTGCTCGAGGCGGTGAACATGTTTTTGTAGTGCACTATTTTGTCCGGTGGGAAGAACACGCGTGGCTCCGTGCTCAGCACAGAATCGGACAGAAACCGGTTCACCAGCTCCTTCCCACTGGTCCGAGTGGTGCCGATCATCAGCTGGAAGTATTTGCCCACGTCGCCGCGGTACATGCTCAGCACGAGGTGCTGTCCATCCTGGGCGAAAGTCCTATTTAACAGGGCATATAGCATGGCTTCCATGATGTGAAAATGTAACAGTGCAGGAAACAGAGAGGAATTCTGAATGGAAAGGCCTATTTTTTCCAGAACATAGAAATCCGCTTTAGGCATCTTTGAAACGACTGAAGATatctttacaaaaaaagaaagaaagaaaaaagaacaagtaaGCACAAGTAAtgcattaagtataatgcttggCTCCCCCTTTCTGtctcatttctattttaaaatactatacTGAGGTATCTTACATGCCTTACTACTGACAATTTTGAAACAATTGAAGGAGCTCTTTAGAGACAGACAATTCTGGTCCTGCTTCTCTCAAAAGCAAGCTGAGCTATTCACGCCTCCTAACTATGGCTTTCTTCGTCTGTAAAGCAGGAATCATAATTTCTAAAAATCTACCCAGGCTTTAAAATCAGacaatttaaaattattctttggtAAAATTAGAACAACTatggctggccactggtggctcgtgcttgtaatcctagctactcaggagactgagatctgaggactgaggttcaaaaccagcccaaggaggaaagtctgagagtccaattaactattaaaaagctgaagtggagctgtggctccagtgctacacacagaagatcagggacagcacccaggccctgaattcaagccctagggcaggcacaaacacacaaaatgaaCAAGTAGGCAAGAACTGGTCATCTCAGCAAACAAGCTGTTTATATAAATCAGAGTTCACAGGTCTGAGGATAATAAATCCTTCCCATCTCATAACATTTTGAAGGCTCCAATGAGACAATGAGCACTTTGCAAATAAGTTTTCTAAGATAGTGGTGGTAATCTATAGAACATTTagaatctctctcctctctctctctctctctctctctctctctctctctctctctctctctctctctcttctctctctctctctctctctccccccccccccctactaGGGCtccctcttggctttttcactcaaggctggcactctaacacttgagctatagctctcttcccatctttttggtggtcaactggagataagagtctcatgggcttttctgcctgggatgactccAAAcgccagttctcagatctcagcctccagagtagctaagattacaggcataaaccactggtgcctagcataaCACTGCTGTTCTTAACATTTTGCTTTTGATATAAAGGCTTTTTTTtatgtcagtcatggtgcttgaactctctgagcctgggtgctgtccctgagttcttcagctcaagaccacttgagccacagcgccacttccagttttctcgtggttaagtagagataagactctcatgactttcctgcctgggctgactttgaactgcaatcctcagatctcagcctcctgagtagctaggattacaggtgttagtcaccagtgcctggttaaagggattttttttcaactaaccttcccctcccaccctctcaAAAAAATGAAGTTGACAAAAACATAATAGAAGTAGGTAAAGAATAAGTGCCCAATCAGACCCAGCCTTCTTATTTCTGTTCCTTTTAGAACTAGAAGATTAAACCATACAGAACTATGGAGAACATACAAGTAGGTACACAAATAACAGGCAAGAATTTGGAAATGCAGCTACCTTACCTGTTCTAAATAGAATGATGTTGGAtgtattttgtttgttaatttccaATAGTCCCTTTGCTGCCAGTCTAGCACTGCCAATTTACGATCAAGGTGAGCCCACGCAATTCTTTGAGTACCAAAAACAATAGATACGATACTATTAGCTGCCTGAAAGAAAAGGTCTGGTTTAATTATAAGGACAAACATTTTAACAGGTACAAAGCTTAATCTACAACTCTGAATGCAAACATTTTAACAGGTACAAAGCCTAATCTACAAACTCAGAATGCTTACCTCATTTATGCAAGTTCATTTACACTTTATGAATGGAGAATTGCTGTTTCCAGGGTCTGTACAAGGAATGTAACTGTACATTGTAAGCACTGCCTCCAGGTCAGGTAtggcccacctgtaatcccaattagTAAAGAGCCAAGGCAAAGGCATCAGAAGTTCTAGCCCAGACTGGGCAAAAACTTAATTAGACACCAAAATAAAGAAAGGGgtgaggtgtgtggctcaagtggcagaatgcttggcTAGCATGTGCCAGATCatacttaaaagagaaaaaacaaaaaacaaaaaacatggggttggaggaatggcttaagtggtagggtgcacAGCCCCAAGTCCAACCCTAGtgtagagaaaagggaaaaaagaaaagaaaaagaaatgttgccATATAACAGTTACTGCAGAGAACAGAAGTTGGGGGAAGGTTTCCTAGAGGACTAGCAGAATGAGTGAAATGATAAATTGGAAGTGATTATCCCCTGATGTCTGCAAAGAGACATCACTAGTTGAGTGAAGAGTGGGGAAAGGACAGAAGGGTAGGCACATGTCTTTAACATTAACTGGCTTTGTCCTGAGAAGTGCAAAGGGCCACCAATGCACGAATGGGGTGGGGTGAGTGGCATGCGCCATCAGGCTAGGCTCCAGACCTGTTCTAGTGAAtgggaagctctgagttcaaacaccagtactacaaAATAAATAGGCCttctagtgggctgggaatatggcctagtggttcagtgcttgcctcccatagatgatgccctgggttcgattcctcagcaccacataaacagaagtggtgctgtggctcacgtggtagagtgctagccttgagcaaaaagaagccagggacaatgctcaggccctgagttcaagccccaggactggcaaaaataaatagacCTTCTAAAAGGTAACACAGCACATGACTGGATATAAGGATTTATCTCAGAAGGTAAAATATACCTCTTTCCCATCCCCTGTGGCTCATTAagttatttggttttgtttgttttatctggggttttttgtttgtttgttttttgggtactggggattgaacccaggatgtacacttgctaggcaagcaatttGCCACTGGGCTAGATCCCAACCCTCATTAAGTTATACTGATAAATATACTTCTATATGTATGTTCTGTGAACACAGGGGCAATTAAGCAGGAACAATCTCCCTTTCAACACTAAATAAATCACTaggtaaggtgtgtgtgtgtgtgtgtgtgtgtgtgtgtgtgtgtgtgtgtgtgtgtgtgtattattggtgtttgaactcaggacctgtgccttctaggcaggtgctccactacttgagccacaagcctGTAACCTCAGCACTTAAGAGTAGAAGTggcatttgggaaaaaaaaaagaaaagaaaagaaaagaaaaaaagaatagaagtggGAGGATTAAGAGTTCAGGGctacggctgggaatgtggccctgggtccgattcttcagtaccacataaacagaaaaggctggaaatggtgcttggctcaagtagtagagtgctagccttgagcaaaagaggctcagggatggtgctcaggctctgagttcaggccccaggacttggggggggggcgggggggagagctCAAGGCTAGGCTGGGATACAGAGAGATcctctcaataaagaaaaagagggctgggaatatggcctagtggtagagtgcttgcctggtatacatgaagccctgggtttgctcttttttttttttttgccagtcctgggcctttgacttggactcagggcctgagcactgtccctggcttctttttgctatctTTTTGATAGAatggctatcactctgccacttgagccacagtgacacttctagccattttctatatatgtggtgctaaggaatcgaacccagggtttcatgtatacaaggcaagcactcttgccactaagccatattcccagccccaaagccctgggttcgattcctcagcaccacatatatagaacaaagctagaagtggtgctgtggctcaagtggtagagtgctagccttgagcaaaaaagcaaccagtaatagtgctcaggccttgagttcaagccccaggactggcaaaaaaaaaaaaaaaaaaagacaggatagTTTTGCAAAACACACACCTCTTGGCTCTTGTATTTAGCTCATTGAACCTCATGCTTTAGTATGCACAAGCACTCCTTGGCCATATGCACATAGCACTTTCCTTGGCCtatagattttttccccccctggcattactggggtttaaactcagggcactgaaggcctcatgcttgctagtcaagtgaggacaacttgagccacacctacatcCAGCTGTTTTTCCATTAGCTTATTTTggggatagggtcttgcttcctttttttgtcagttggggggcttgaactctgagcctgggcactgtccctttggcAGAACtgggaattggggctgggaatatggcctagtggcaaaagtgcttgcctcatatacatgaagccctgggttcaattccccagaaccacatatatagaaaatggccagaagtggcactgtggctcaagtggccgagtgctagccttgagcaaaaagaagccagggacagtgctcaggccctgagttcatggcccaggactggccaaaagaaaagaactgggaATTGAATCAGAACCTTGAACTTACTAgacaggtactttaccacttgaaccataccactGGCCCCTTTTATGttcattatttcaattttttgttgttggttctggggcttgaattcagggttcaggtgctgtctctaagctttttcactcaaagctagtcttttatcactttgagcagccacacctccacttctggttttctggtcattagttggagataagagtcttagagacttttctaccctggttggctttgaaccaagaaccTCACATCTCACCTTACTAGTAGCtcggtgtgagtcaccagcccccTACTAATTGTAGTGATTATTTCAAGGTCTTGCTTTAGGCCCAGGCTGGTATGGGCAACAGTCTTCCTACTTACGCTTTCCCATGTTGTTTTCCTTTGTCTGGGATAACAGATATACatgagagcctgggtgctgtccctgagttcttcttgctcaagggtagcattctgccactttaagccacagctctacttctggtttcacagactttcctgccctgactggtattgaactgcgatcatcagatctcagcttcctgagtagctaggactacaggtgtgagccactagcacctggaaaaAACACTGTTGTTTAGAAAAATGATCCTTAGTATTGTTATAGGATATCAGAcatcttttcttgttccattactggggcttaaagtcagggaaactttttttttccctcatgccAGTatgggaggcttgaactcagaatctaggcactgtcctttagcttttttccctcaagtctagcactctaccacttaagctacatatctacttccagttttttggtgattaattagcgataagaatctcatggactttccaagccagactggctttgaactgtgatcctcagatcttagcctcctgaatagctatgattacaggagtgagccactggcaccaggcaagaGGCTACTTTATCAAGCAATGCTACGCAGACCTCATTTACACCAAAGTTCAACAGGTGACTGAAATCTAACTTATATGCCTAGAAACACCAACAAACCTGGAGAGCCTTGTCTTAATTGCCCCCAACCCAATATCACAAATAGTGTTTCACAGAGTAAGTTCTTAAAGATCAGGCAGTATGGCCTAGGAAcgtggtttaatggtagagtgcttgcctagcatgcatgtagccctgggtttgattcctcagtaccacataaacagaaaaagccagaagtgacactgtggctcaattggtaaagcggtagccttgagtacagggaggctcagggacagtgcccaggctgagttcaagctccaggactggtcaaaaatatcatgggctgggagtatggcctagtggcaagagcgcttgcctcctacacatgaagctcttggttcgattccccagcaccacatatatggaaaacggccagagggggcactgtggctcaggtggcagagtgctggccttgagggggaagaagccagggacggtgctcaggccctgagtccaaggcacaggaatggccaaaaaaaaaaaaaaaaatatatatatatatatatatatacatatacatacatacatatatatatatatcaggcaGTATAACAGTTACTAAGAGGAATGGTGCATACCTTAAGTCTCTCTCTGTCTACATCTGGTTTGATGAATTTTCCAAACTGCCGTTTTTCCTGTATATTTTTTTCGCTTCTGGTCTCTGGACAAACAATGGAGTTGCAAACTTTAACAGCAGTTTTATACTGGAACAAGGGCACGTTTATCAAACTCCCCAATTTCTGAAATGGCCCAAACTTTTCTCTGTGTGCTACAATATTGATAGACTTTTTTCCACGAAGCAATTTGAAAACGTCAAGTTCTTTAGTAGATGCTGTATTCAGTACATGCAAGATAGAAGTCTGCTGTTCTGCAGAGAAGAGCTTCTCAAGTTTATCTCCTGACTCCTTTGCATGTTCATCACAAACAGCAACACTGGGAATAACTTGCTCAGGTAGCGTGGATTTTTTCCGACAGCAGAAACTACGTAGGGCCTGGGATAAGGATGACTCCAGTAGGACTGGAAAGCATTTCCACCTCCCTAAAGGGAAAATTCAGCAAAATTTCAGTTAGAATATCCTACTTCTTGACCAATCCTTTGCAAAGGCATATAGACTTGCAAGGAATTTAAGAACtactgagggctgagaatatggcctagtggcaagagtgctcacctcgtttacatgaaaccctgggttcaattccctagcacacatatatagaaaatggccagaagtggcgctgtggttcaagtggcagagtgctagctttgagcaaaaagaagccagggacagtgctcaggccctgagtctaaggcccaggactggcaaaaagagaagagagagagagatagataacTACTGAACTGTATTATATTAGATCTTAGGAAATCCTCTCTTAAATAGGAATAGTTTtagaatgatagatagataaataggtatattatctctccagctgtttttgttgtttgttttaagctagtcttggggcttgaattcacagcaTGGGTGCTGGCattaagctttttgctcaaggatagcactctaccacttaagccacagatccacttttggattttgggtagttaattggagatgagagtttcatggactttcctgcccagattggcttagaactgagatcttcagactcagcctcccaaatagctgggattacaggtatgagccactggctcaaagCTGTTGGATGTTTTTTTACATTTGTAAAGTTAATCTTTTTGAACTGACACAGCTTAAGATTtacatccaggggctgggaatatggcctagtggcaagagtgcttgcctcctatacatgaagccctgggtttgattccccagcaccacatatatagaaaacggccagaagtggtgctgtggctcaagtggcagagtgctaaccttgagcaaaaagaagccagggacagtgctcaggccttaagtccaagctcctggactgaggaaaaaaaagaaagaaagaaagatttacaTCCACTTTCAGTTCTACTAGTTTCGCATCTGGTGGAACTCAAGAACattaccctgtaatcctagctagagaggctgagatatgagaatctcaGTTAGAAACCAGGCAGAACAGATAAATCTGAGGATTCTTATCCTCATTTAGAtagtgtggtgctgtggctcaagtggaaggatgacagccttcagtgaaaaagccacaccagagcatgagtccctgagttcaaggcctagtaccagcacatacaaaaaTCAACTTTACCAGAGTGTTTTAGCTAAGTGACAGATTTCAAGATATTTTCGTTTTCTTCTGTGCACGTTTCAAGGTATCTACCGCAACCATGTTTTTCACAAGCAGGACAAACACCATACAATGACAAACTTTGTAAAACCCGTGGAAGTCACCCCAACATCGTCGCCATAAGACAAGGACGCAGCGGGCGGAAGCACGCTGCTGTCAGGACTCAATGTCTCTGTCCGGCCTCCCATCCAGTCATGAAGGGGTATCCTGATCCCTGGGCAGGGGACACTCGGGATCACAACCGCCCCATCAGGTCTCTAAGCATTCGACCTGAACATGGTCagtaaaatatatacttttttttttcccccttaagctaggcactggttaCTCACGCccgtggtcctagctactcaggaggctgagctctgcggGTCGCGGTTCAAAGCTACTCTGGGCAGCTAAGTCGGTGAGacgcttagctccaattaaccacccaaaagcctgaagtggagctgtggctcgagtgagagagcgctagcctggagcacacgagctcagggacagcgccaaagCCTGATGCTGAGCCCCAGCatccgcacacacacacgcacacacacacgcacgcatacacgcacacacacacacaaagtgtttTTAAGCCACTCTGGAATCAGAGTCTAATGGCAGATGGGAAACTAACCCTGCAGTATAGGAACCCTACCTCCCGCGTGGAGAAGATACTGGACGCTCATCTTCCAGGTTGCATTACTCCAGTCCCACCGTTCAATCTTCCGCCACTTCCTGTTCCCGAGTGCTTCACCCAAAAGTCCCCGGGCCCGAGTTCTCCTTCAAAGGTTCCGGCGAGGAGGAGTTCCGGGGTGGGTCCCCTTGGGCTTGTGAGAAGCCAGCGGCTTCTGGTTGGTTGCTGACGCCGGAGCTGGGCGGGGCCTCCTGGAAGGGACGCTGCGGACGAGCTCTGGGCGAACCAGTTGTAAAAAATGCGCAGATCACGTAATAAGTACACAATCGTGCGGCGGGGTAAAGTGAGATAACTGGGAGACGTGCGCTGTGTTTGAGCAGCTCAACAAGGGGAAAATAAACGAACGGGTGTAAACTGGTACCTGTGGTTCACGCTGGTAATTCTAGGTACTCTGGaccaggctgaaatctgaggatagaggttccaaACCAACCCCggcagaaaagcccgtgagaccTTTAACTGCGACTAACCAAGGAgaaggcacggctcaagtggccttgagggaaagaaagaaaaaaaaaaaaagcccaggaaaagtgccaggccctgagttcaatccctaggaccaacacacacacacacacacacacacacacacacacacacacacacacacacaccaggtgtAACAGAAGGGTGGAGTAGGCTTTAGTTTGGGACACCATATTCCATTTGGAAGGATGGACGGAGATGAATCTGGTACTAAATGTGTttggtcctttttatttttggcagggtgcttgaactcagggcctgtggactgtcccctggcttctttttgctcaaagttagcactctaccactccttATGTTGTattaaggaatccaacccagggcttcatgcatgctaggcaagcactctaccactaagccacattcccaaccctgtatGGTCCTTAAATGCAGAATGGAACAGTTAAATAGTTTAAGCACATTTCTTCATTGTGAGCTGCAAAGTTAGACTGGAAGTgtgtttctagaaaaaaataattttttataaacCCATTAGTAGCCAACCAACCTGAGGCTGGATTGGAGGTGAAGAGCCTGGGAGCAAGGAGAAGAGTAGGGAAGGTTTTCTGTTTTTCCAAGAGAGAGGGAAacagtgaggaattgaacctaggatccagaagaagaatggaaagaaaaggattCTTTGTGAAAGACATGGAACTTCAACCAGTTTTGTGAAAAATGAAGAAGTCAGGAGGAAATGAAGGTGAAGAGTCTGTGAAGCAGCCATGGATTGTCTCCATGAGGGGTGTGTGGGAAATCAAACTATTAATATGAATCCCTGGTAGGACAGCCAAGCATGGTGATTGATAGATAcacagcacttaggaggctgaggccagactgcaagtttgaggctaacctggaTTACCTAGCAAACCTGTATCTCAAAAACAATAAGATGgtctggaaatgtgacttagaggtagagtgcttgcctagcatgcatgaagccctgggttcgattcctcagcaccacataaacaaacaaacaaaaaaggccagaagtggcactgtggctcaagaggtagagtgctagtcttgagcaaaaagaagccagggacagtgctcatccctgagtccaagccccaggactggcaaaacaaaaaacaaatgaacaacaaaaccaaacaataagATATAATAACAATACTTTATAGGAATTCTAGGGATTTCTGCATTTTCTgcacaattttaaaaagcatcaaTAAATAAAGTCAACTTTTTGTGTCAAATCCTTCAAATCAGAAAGAAATGATTTCCTTTCCACCCCTGAGCTTATTTAACTTACTGAGGTATTATGGTTGAGTAGTACAAATAGTGACTGattaacttaggaggctgagattgggagcaCTGTGATTCAAAGGCCACCCTGGCCAGAAAAGTTCAATGAAGTTTTGGGTGCAGTAGTGtgagcctgttatcctagccacaATGGGAAGCCTTAAAATAGGTCAATAACAGCCTAGGTACTGGCTAGGGAAAGAACTGATAAACTATCTCGAAAATAACTAGCACAAaaagggctagaagtgtggctcagtgacaAAACAACTGAaaggcaagcatgaggccctgagttctaaccacaGTACTGGGGGAAGGAGTGGcaagtaagaagaaaaaatattggatGCCTAACTCTAAATACTTCAGAATATGAATCACTTTGGAAATCAGGTCCTGGTCATTCTTTCATAAATAACATGGTTCAGTCAGGACATGGCACTTTAGGAACTGAGCCGGCTTAGTTTGTTCAGGTTCTGTCTGATTTTCTGAGCCTTACATTTCTCACATGTCAAATGAAGACACTGGTTCCTTTCTCACTTGACCATCTGGATAATTATTGTGAAACTGGATGCAGAGAGCTCACACAGAATGAAGGATTGATAAATACTAGTTTCTCCATGAATAAAATCAGCCCTTTTTCAGTGTTAATTATTAATGGCCTTGAGGCTTTCGTCCATCAGAGAATTCTTTCAGAAATATACTTTGTGCAAAGCCTGGAAGTAGTAGGTAGAGAAAGAGACAATCGGTGTTCATGACTCACTGTAAACCAGAATTAGCTCATTTAAAATGAaagttgtgggggctggggatatagcctagtggcaagagtgcctgcctcggatacacgaggccctaggttcgattccccagcaccacatatacagaaaacggccagaagcggtgctgtggctcaagtggcagagtgctagccttgagcgggaagaagccagggacagtgctcaggccctgagtccaaggcccaggactggccaaaaaaaaaaaaaaaaaaaaatgaaagttgtggggctgggaatatggcctagtggcaagaatgcttgcctcctacacatgaagctctcgattctattccccagcaccacatatatggaaaacggccagaaggggcgctgtggcagagtgctagccttgagcagaaagaagccagggacagtgctcaggccctgagtccaaggcccaggactggccaaaaataaaataaaataaaataaaaaaataataataaataaaattcaaaaataaaaaaataaaatgaaagttgtggtctggggatatggcctagtggcaagagagcttgcctcctatacttgaagccctgggttcgattccccagcaccacatatacagaaaatggccagaagtggcgctgtgactcaagtggcagagtgctagccttgagcaagaagaagccagggacagtgctcaggccctgagttcaaggcccaggactggcaaaaaaaaaataaataaaaaaataaataaaataaaatgaaagttgtCTTCCTCTAGAAATTAGCtccttttcacttctttttgtaTTGCCTAGATACAGATGTCTCTGGCTCAGATTCATTAATGTGGGTTCATTTTGTGCACTATGGAGCATCACAAGCAAATGTTCCATAACTTTGTGACCTTGATGGAGGCCAGAAATAGCTTGgaacttaaagataaataaattggATACTCATTAACAGTCACCATTGAGAGGCATCCTACAATGAAAGATGATGCTTACAATGATATAACGAGAAACTTGTATCCAGAATatattatctttttaattttttctttcttttttcccttctatctTTGTTTTTGGTGATGATAGGGGGTATtgt
This sequence is a window from Perognathus longimembris pacificus isolate PPM17 chromosome 17, ASM2315922v1, whole genome shotgun sequence. Protein-coding genes within it:
- the Tefm gene encoding transcription elongation factor, mitochondrial, which produces MSVQYLLHAGGRWKCFPVLLESSLSQALRSFCCRKKSTLPEQVIPSVAVCDEHAKESGDKLEKLFSAEQQTSILHVLNTASTKELDVFKLLRGKKSINIVAHREKFGPFQKLGSLINVPLFQYKTAVKVCNSIVCPETRSEKNIQEKRQFGKFIKPDVDRERLKAANSIVSIVFGTQRIAWAHLDRKLAVLDWQQRDYWKLTNKIHPTSFYLEQISSVVSKMPKADFYVLEKIGLSIQNSSLFPALLHFHIMEAMLYALLNRTFAQDGQHLVLSMYRGDVGKYFQLMIGTTRTSGKELVNRFLSDSVLSTEPRVFFPPDKIVHYKNMFTASSTHRKEELYDSLLQAIAFLELAVLDTEP